ATGCTCTCTATAACAGTGGTCATATGCTCTCTATAACAGTGGTCATATGCTCTCTATAACAGTGGTCATATGCTCTCTATAACAGTGGTCATATGCTCTCTATAACAGTGGTCATATGCTCTCTATAACAGTGGTCATATGCTCTCTATAACAGTGGTCATATGCTCTCTATAACAGTGGTCATATGCTCTCTATAACAGTGGTCATATGCTCTCTATAACAGTGGTCATATGCTCTCTATAACAGTGGTCATATGCTCTCTATAACAGTGGTCATATGCTCTGTCTAACAGTGGTCATATGCTCTCTATAACAGTGGTCATATGCTCTCTATAACAGTGGTCATATGCTCTCTATAACAGTGGTCATATGCTCTCTATAACAGTGGTCATATGCTCTGTCTAACAGTGGTCATATGCTCTCTATAACTGTGGTCATATGCTCTCTATAACAGTGGTCATATGCTCTCTATAACAGTGGTCATATGCTCTCTATAACAGTGGTCATATGCTCTGTCTAACAGTGGTCATATGCTCTCTATAACAGTGGTCATATGCTCTCTATAACAGTGGTCATATGCTCTCTATAACAGTGGTCATATGCTCTCTATAACAGTGGTCATATGCTCTCTATAACAGTGGTCATATGCTCTCTATAACAGTGGTCATATGCTCTCTATAACAGTGGTCATATGCTCTGTATAACAGTGGTCATATGCTCTCTATAACAGTGGTCATATGCTCTCTATAACAGTGGTCATATGCTCTCTATAACAGTGGTCATATGCTCTGTCTAACAGTGGTCATATGCTCTCTATAACAGTGGTCATATGCTCTCTATAACAGTGGTCATATGCTCTCTATAACAGTGGTCATATGCTCTCTATAACAGTGGTCATATGCTCTGTATAACAGTGGTCATATGCTCTCTATAACAGTGGTCATATGCTCTGTATAACAGTGGTCATATGCTCTGTATAACAGTGGTCATATGCTCTCTATAACAGTGGTCATATGCTCTGTATAACAGTGGTCATATGCTCTGTATAACAGTGGTCATATGCTCTGTCTAACTGTGGTCATATGCTCTCTATAACAGTGGTCATATGCTCTCTATAACAGTGGTCATATGCTCTGTATAACAGTGGTCATATGCTCTCTATAACAGTGGTCATATGCTCTGTATAACAGTGGTCATATGCTCTCTATAACAGTGGTCATATGCTCTCTATAACTGTGGTCATATGCTCTCTATAACAGTGGTCATATGCTCTTTATAACAGTGGTCATATGCTCTCTATAACAGTGGTCATATGCTCTCTATAACTGTGGTCATATGCTCTCTATAACAGTGGTCATATGCTCTCTATAACAGTGGTCATATGCTCTGTCTAACAGTGGTCATATGCTCTCTATAACAGTGGTCATATGCTCTCTATAACAGTGGTCATATGCTCTGTCTAACAGTGGTCATATGCTCTCTATAACAGTGGTCATATGCTCTCTATAACAGTGGTCATGCACTCTGTATAACAGTGGTCATATGCTCTGTCTAACAGTGGTCATATGCTCTGTATAACAGTGGTCATATGCTCTCTATAACAGTGGTCATATGCTCTGTCTAACAGTGGTCATATGCTCTCTATAACAGTGGTCATATGCTCTCTATAACAGTGGTCATATGCTCTCTATAACAGTGGTCATATGCTCTCTATAACAGTGGTCATATGCTCTCTATAACAGTGGTCATATGCTCTCTATAACAGTGGTCATATGCTCTGTCTAACAGTGGTCATATGCTCTCTATAACAGTGGTCATATGCTCTCTATAACAGTGGTCATATGCTCTCTATAACTGTGGTCATATGCTCTCTATAACAGTGGTCATATGCTCTCTATAACAGTGGTCATATGCTCTCTATAACAGTGGTCATATGCTCTCTATAACAGTGGTCATATGCTCTGTCTAACAGTGGTCATATGCTCTCTATAACAGTGGTCATATGCTCTGTCTAACAGTGGTCATATGCGCTGTATAACGGCGGTCATATGCTCTGTATAAAAGTGGTCATATGCTCAGAGACTGGTGAGGGACACAGAGGGCTTTCTTTCTCTTGTTGTTTGTTCAGAAGACAAACTGTCAATGCACTAAGTACTGATCTCGCGAGTATGATTCCAATAGCTGtgtccctccttcagggaacagtactATATTCATAACTTTGTTACGTCTTCATGAATGCGTAAGACAACAGGATCTGTAAACGAGATCTCCAACAATGGAAAATATGATTTTTCCAACTCTGTTCCACAGGTTGAGAGAGGTGGTGGAGAACCCCCACTCCGGCTTGGCGGGGAAGATGTTCGCCTGCTTCTCTGTGATCATGGTAGTTGTGACAGTCATCAGCCTCTGTATCAGCACCATGCCTGATCTACGCCAGGAGGAGAGCAAGGTGAGTGGAGCATAaccgctgagctaaagcctaggggTTAGCTTGGGGAGCTGATACAAGTCTTCCGGTGAAAGGAACCTACTGAAATATGCATGTCCTGCTTTCAACCATTTAGATTGTAAAGATAGCTCACCATCAATAGTTGAACCAACCTTTGTTGAAAAAAAAAGGTACATTTCTCGGGCAACTGTAGTTTGTTTCACTCTCAATGTCTTTTCCCATGTCTAAACGCTATCACAACCGCTCTCTCCATCTTCAtcttaataatggatttatcTTTCttgtctctcccgtctctctcctccctctctctctttctgtccctctccttccttctgtctgtctgtcagtctctctctctcccttctctctcctccctccctctctgacctcctctctctctctctctctctctctctctctccgtctccaggGCGAGTGTTCCCAGAAGTGTCATCACATGTTTGTTGTGGAGACGGTGTGTGTAGCCTGGTTCTCCCTGGAGTTCACGCTGCGGTTCCTCCATGCTCGCTCCAAACTAGAATTTGCCCGCGGGCCCCTGAACATCATCGATGCTGTGGCCCTCCTACCCTACTACATTTCTCTGGTGGTGGTTGAGAACAACATGACTCTGGAGGATGGCAGTGCAGGGGCAGGTGGAACAAACATATTCATTATCATGTGGTTTTTGGGTGAACAATTTTTTGTTTGTATGAAGTCACTTTATTAATACACTCAATAAGAATTATAGCAGGGTAATCTGGACTACAGTGTTATAATGGGGTTAGCTATAGCTGGCTAGGCTAACCCTCCTCCTGGACTACAATAAATCAGGCCAACCGTCCTCCTGGACTACAATAAATCAGGCCAACCGTCCTCCTGGACTACAATAAATCAGGCCAACCGTCCTCCTGGACTACAATAAATCAGGGCTGGCCAACCCTCCTCCTGGACTACAATAAATCAGGCCAACCCTCCTCCTGGACTACAATAAATCAGGCCAACCCTCCTCCTGGACTACAATAAATCAGGCCAACCGTCCTCCTGGACTACAATAAATCAGGCCAACCGTCCTCCTGGACTACAATAAATCAGGCCAACCGTCCTCCTGGACTACAATAAATCAGGCCAACCGTCCTCCTGGACTACAATAAATCAGGCCAACCGTCCTCCTGGACTACAATAAATCAGGCCAACCGTCCTCCTGGACTACAATAAATCAGGCCAACCGTCCTCCTGGACTACAATAAATCAGGCCAACCCTCCTCCTGGACTACATGTAGGATTTAGCTAGCCTGTAGGAGGGGATCGGTCCAGAAGTAGGTGATCAGTAGAATCGAGTGTGTTCAGATCCTGTAGGAGGGGATCGGTCCAGAAGTAGGTGAtcagtagaatcaggtgtgttcaGATCCTGTAGGAGGGGATCTGTCCAGAAGTAGGTGAtcagtagaatcaggtgtgttcaGATCCTGTAGGAGGGGATCGGTCCAGAAGTAGGTGAtcagtagaatcaggtgtgttcgGATCCTGTAGGAGGGGATCTGTCCAGAAGTAGGTGAtcagtagaatcaggtgtgttcaGATCCTGTAGGAGGGGATCTGTCCAGAAGTAGGTGATCAGTAGAATCGAGTGTGTTCAGATCCTGTAGGAGGGGATCTGTCCAGGAGAAGGGTTGCCTAGCCCTGAAATAGAAACTACTGTATAATACATGAAATATTCAACCTATTTTTGGGGATATTACCAACCTACCATATTAAACAACATTGTGTactttctcctctgttctccaggtAGGGGCTACCTGGACAAGCTAGGTCTGGTCCTGCGTCTGATGCGTGCGTTGCGTATCCTGTACGTGATGCGGCTGGCGCGTCACTCCCTGGGCCTCCAGACCCTGGGCCTGACCATGCAGCGCAGCACCCGAGAGTTCAGCCTCCTCCTGCTCTTCGTCACCGTCGGCATGGCCCTCTTCTCTCCCATGGTGCACCTGGCCGAGAGCGAGCTGGCGCCCAACGCCGCCACCGCGCCCCAGCACAGCTTCAGCAGCATCCCAGCCTCCTATTGGTGGGCCATCATCTCCATGACGACCGTGGGCTACGGGGACATGGTGCCGAGGAGCATCCCGGGTCAGGTGGTGGCGCTGAGCAGCATCCTGAGTGGGATTCTCATCATGGCGTTTCCTGCTACTTCCATCTTCCACATGTTCTCCAGGAGCTACCAGGAGCTGAAGCTGGAGCGCGAGAGGCTGTGGAAGGAGGAGACGGGGGCCGCTCTGGCCGCTGACAACCTGGACagcaggaggaagagggaggaggagagggaggaggagaggaaggcggAAGCTGTCGCGGAAGCGGATAGTTACTGGCCCAGAAGCCGGGACTCTGTGGAGTCTCTGTGCCAGTCCCTTggaggagggaacagagggatgatgggagggatgacagaggggcagcaggctcctgactggggggaacagagggatgatgggagggatgacagagaggcagcagggatgacagagggatgacagaggggcagcaggctcctgactggggggaacagagggatgatgggagggatgacagaggggcgGCAGGCTCCTGGCTggggggaacagagggatgatgggagggatgacagaggggcagcaggctcctggctgggggaacagagggatgatgggagggatgacagaggggcagCAGGCTCCTGACTGGGGGtacagagggatgacagaggggcagcaggctcctggctgggggaacagagggatgatgggagggatgacagaggggcagcaggctcctggctgggggaacagagggatgatgggagggatgacagaggggcagcaggctcctggctgggggaacagagggatgatgggagggatgacagaggggcagcaggctcctggctggggggaacagagggatgacagaggggcagcaggctcctggctggggggaacagagggatgatgggagggatgacagaggggcagcaggctcctggctgggggaacagagggatgatgggagggatgacagaggggcagcaggctcctgactggggggaacagagggatgatgggagggatgacagaggggcagcaggctcctgactggggggaacagagggatgatgggagggatgacagaggggcagcaggctcctggctgggggaacagagggatgatgggagggatgacagaggggcagcaggctcctgactgggggaacagagggatgatgggagggatgacagaggggcagcaggctcctgactggggggaacagagggatgatgggagggatgacagaggggcgGCAGGCTCCTGGCtgggggaacagagggatgatgggagggatgacagaggggcagcaggctcctggctgggggaacagagggatgatgggagggatgacagaggggcagcaggctcctgactgggggaacagagggatgatgggagggatgacagaggggcagcaggctcctggctgggggaacagagggatgatgggagggatgacagaggggcagcaggctcctggctgggggaacagagggatgatgggagggatgacagaggggcagcaggctcctggctggggggaacagagggatgatgggagggatgacagaggggcagcaggctcctgactggggggaacagagggatgatgggagggatgacagaggggcagCAGGCTCCTGACTGGGGGAACAGAGGATGatgggagggatgacagaggggcagcaggctcctggctgggggaacagagggatgatgggagggatgacagaggggcagcaggctcctggctgggggaacagagggatgatgggagggatgacagaggggcagcaggctcctgactgggggaacagagggatgatgggagggatgacagaggggcagcaggctcctggctgggggaacagagggatgatgggagggatgacagaggggcagCAGGCTCCTGGCTGGGGGtacagagggatgacagaggggcagcaggctcctggctgggggaacagagggatgatgggagggatgacagaggggccGCAGGCTCCTGACtgggggaacagagggatgatgggagggatgacagaggggcagcaggctcctggctgggggaacagagggatgatgggagggatgacagaggggcagcaggctcctgactgggggaacagagggatgatgggagggatgacagaggggcagCAGGCTCCTGACTGGGTTGGAACagagggatgatgggagggatgacagaggggcagcaggctcctggctgggggaacagagggatgatgggagggatgacagaggggcagcaggctcctgactgggggaacagagggatgatgggagggatgacagaggggcagcaggctcctggctgggggaacagagggatgatgggagggatgacagaggggcagcaggctcctggctgggggaacagagggatgatgggagggatgacagaggggcagcaggctcctgactgggggaacagagggatgacagaggggcagcaggctcctggctgggggaacagagggatgatgggagggatgacagaggggcagcaggctcctgactgggggaacagagggatgatgggagggatgacagaggggcagcaggctcctgactggggggaacagagggatgacagaggggcagcaggctcctggctgggggaacagagggatgatgggagggatgacagaggggcagcaggctcctgactggggggaacagagggatgatgggagggatgacagaggggcagcaggctcctggctggggggaacagagggatgacagaggggcagcaggctcctggctgggggaacagagggatgatgggagggatgacagaggggcagcaggctcctggctgggggaacagagggatgatgggagggatgacagaggggcagcaggctcctggctgggggaacagagggatgacagaggggcagcaggctcctggctgggggaacagagggatgatgggagggatgacagaggggcagcaggctcctgactgggggaacagagggatgatgggagggatgacagaggggcagcaggctcctggctgggggaacagagggatgatgggagggatgacagaggggcagcaggctcctgactgggggaacagagggatgatgggagggatgacagaggggcagCAGGCTCCCTGACtggggga
The genomic region above belongs to Coregonus clupeaformis isolate EN_2021a unplaced genomic scaffold, ASM2061545v1 scaf0920, whole genome shotgun sequence and contains:
- the LOC121583031 gene encoding potassium voltage-gated channel subfamily G member 4-like; amino-acid sequence: VAERERKEEEWRQRRMKLQRLPLLAETETGYRRLMSRLREVVENPHSGLAGKMFACFSVIMVVVTVISLCISTMPDLRQEESKGECSQKCHHMFVVETVCVAWFSLEFTLRFLHARSKLEFARGPLNIIDAVALLPYYISLVVVENNMTLEDGSAGAGRGYLDKLGLVLRLMRALRILYVMRLARHSLGLQTLGLTMQRSTREFSLLLLFVTVGMALFSPMVHLAESELAPNAATAPQHSFSSIPASYWWAIISMTTVGYGDMVPRSIPGQVVALSSILSGILIMAFPATSIFHMFSRSYQELKLERERLWKEETGAALAADNLDSRRKREEEREEERKAEAVAEADSYWPRSRDSVESLCQSLGGGNRGMMGGMTEGQQAPDQEIHPFRRSMAEGQGYYRLFLRKFLSKELS